The proteins below come from a single Streptococcus hyointestinalis genomic window:
- a CDS encoding ABC transporter permease — translation MVKYILKRLAILLVTLWVVVTFSFFLMQILPGTPYNNPKLSDEMIALLNKQYGLDKPVWQQYLSYLWNVLHGDFGTSYQSVNQPVGRMIAQRLGISVQLGIQALIVGLVGGIIVGGISASHKNDKIDATLSVLATLAISMPSFIIGLFLLDYFGFKWNLLPLSGWGTFAQSVLPTLALGLPTLATVSRFFRSEMIETLNSDYIQLARSKGLNGRQVAIKHAYRNSMIPVLTLIGPTTAGLLTGSALIEQIFSIPGIGQLFVTSIPAKDYPVIMGTTIVYAAMLMVAILVTDVITSIVDPRVRLQ, via the coding sequence ATGGTCAAGTATATTTTAAAACGCCTTGCTATTTTATTAGTAACACTGTGGGTCGTGGTAACTTTCTCATTCTTTCTGATGCAGATTTTGCCAGGAACCCCTTATAACAATCCTAAACTTAGCGATGAGATGATTGCTTTGTTGAACAAACAGTATGGACTAGACAAGCCTGTCTGGCAACAATACCTAAGCTACCTCTGGAATGTTCTCCATGGTGACTTTGGGACAAGTTATCAGTCTGTCAACCAACCTGTAGGACGTATGATTGCTCAACGTCTTGGTATTTCCGTTCAGCTTGGTATCCAAGCCTTGATTGTTGGTTTGGTTGGCGGTATCATTGTTGGTGGGATTTCTGCTAGTCACAAAAATGACAAGATTGATGCAACACTTAGTGTGCTTGCGACCTTGGCGATTTCAATGCCTTCATTCATTATCGGTCTTTTCTTGTTAGATTATTTTGGTTTCAAGTGGAACCTTCTTCCGCTATCAGGTTGGGGAACTTTTGCACAGTCCGTGCTTCCAACGCTCGCACTTGGTCTTCCAACGCTTGCGACAGTATCACGTTTCTTTAGAAGTGAGATGATTGAAACGCTCAACTCAGACTACATCCAGCTGGCTCGCTCTAAGGGGCTAAATGGACGTCAAGTTGCCATCAAGCACGCTTACCGCAACTCTATGATTCCCGTTTTGACCCTTATCGGTCCAACAACCGCTGGTCTATTGACAGGTTCTGCTTTGATTGAGCAAATCTTCTCAATCCCTGGGATCGGACAACTCTTTGTCACTTCTATCCCAGCCAAGGACTATCCCGTTATCATGGGAACAACGATTGTCTATGCAGCCATGCTCATGGTCGCTATCTTGGTAACTGACGTTATTACAAGTATCGTTGACCCACGTGTGCGTTTGCAATAA